The Cannabis sativa cultivar Pink pepper isolate KNU-18-1 chromosome 8, ASM2916894v1, whole genome shotgun sequence genomic interval TTGATTTCTCAATTAATCTCTGATCTTAACAGAGAGTTTTCATTAAAGGATATGGGTCCTCTTCATTACTTTTTGGGGATAGAGATTTATCGTGATGCTACTGGTATGTACCTTACTCAAAGTAAGTACATAACCGACATCCTCACTCGACTTCATATGGAAGGAGCCAAGTCTTGTCCTAATCCAACAAGCTCAACCACCAAACTAAGCCTTTGTGATGGGGAACCTATGGCGGACATTACTCTATACCGAAGCACTTTGGGTGCATTACAATATCTTAGCCTCACACGTCCGGATGTAGCATATATCATAAATAAACTTAGTCAGTTTATTCATGCTCCCACGGTTAAACATTGGGAGGCATGCAAACGGCTCCTTCGATATCTCAAAGGCACACTCAATGATGGTTTATGGCTTTCCTCATCTGATTCAATGCAACTTCATGGCtatagtgatgctgattgggccagTTGTCTTGACGATCGACGATCCACGGGAGGCTATGTAATGTTTCTGGGCAAAAATCTGGTGTCCTGGTCTGCCAAAAAGCAGCAGGTAGTTGCACGATCCTCAACCGAAAGTGAGTTCAGAGCATTAGCAAATGCTGCTGCTGAACTAAAATGGATTACATCCTTATTGTTCGAGCTGCAGGTTTCGAGTATTCATCCTCCTATTCTGTGGGTTGATAATCAAAGCGCCATATCACTTGCTGCAAATCCTGTATTTCATGCCCGAAGCAAACACATCGAAATCGATCTTCACTTTGTCCGAGATCAAATAATAGCTCAACAACTTTCAGTTCGCTTTGTCCCTTCCATAGATCAAATTGCTGATCTTCTCACAAAACCATTGTCTACAGAAAGATTTTTGTATCTCAAGAACAAACTTCAATTAGCTACTTCTAAATTTCGTTTGAGGGGGGATATAAACCTATTACCTACTTAGTTAGTTAATACGGTTATAATTAGTTGTAGTTAGTTAAAGATTGTTTCAAGATTCTGTTAGACAGTTGCTTCAGTTTTGTATTTGTACAATTCACTATAAATAAAAGGGACTAAGCGAACCATTGTGGTTAAGCTTTCTTTGGcatcattttcttttcttctaaTTCTTTTCCTCTGTTTTCTTCTGGTGTGTACCATCTGGTATGTACCAGTTTATTGAATGCCATTGTAAAGTTCTTCAGGCTTTACTAACATTACTTCCCTCTTCGAAAACcaccttgtcctcaaggtgTGCAACATCATACAGTTTCGAGAAGGTTGCAAATTCTTCCCATATGTTAAAGACCATCAAACCAACACTTAACGAACCGGTTTGGAGTTGATCATTGTAGTTTGAGCGGCCAAGATTGCTAGGGGTACCATTAGAGGTTTGTTAGCGACGCTAAACTCTGGCAGCGAGTAAGTTGTGGGGGTTGTTTTCAATAGAATGGTTTGAGAAGAGATACACAGAAGGTCTGATGAATTTTGCTCCACGAAGGTAATGCTAATGTGTAAGCAATTGTGCCTCGGTAAGCTACCACGAAAAATGGACCAAAATATCAACGAAAAAGCTTAGCATTGAGACGCTTTGAACTGTAGATTGGCAATATCGTTGGAGCTTCACTAAGACTCGATCACCCACCTGAACTTCGATGTTTCTTCTCTTTTTGTTTACTTGTTGTACGTGTGTCACATCTTGTTTTGACTCTAATTACGATTATGTTGGAGCTACTGTCAAATTTCATCCCGAGATAATAAATCTTCTTCCACCACCTGTATCCAAGTAATACCCCTAAGATAAGCTGGAATGGATGGGGGAAATCTGCCATACATTACCTAAAAATTTGTCATTCATATAGCAGAGTGGTGACTGGTGTTATAATGATATTTTGCCCAAGAAAGAAATTGATCCATTGTTTGGGATGGTCAGCTGTAAACGCGCAAAGATATTGCTCAACATAACGATTAGTGACTTCCGTTTGTCCATCGGATTGATAGTAGTAAGCTGAGCTCATTTATAAAGTAGTGTCCATCAGCTCAAACAACTTCTTTCAGAAAGCACTAGTAAATATGGGGTCTCGATCAGATACAATAGTACAAGGCATGCCATGAAAGCGTATCACCATATTTGTAAATAACTTCGCAACTCTCATGGCTGAATAATGGATCGGTAAAGCACTAAAATGAGCATACTTTGTGAATTGATCAATGACCACTAGAATATTTGTTAGTCCATGGGAACTCGGCAAGCCCACAACAATATCCATAGGCAAGGTCTTCCCAATCTCTATTTGGAATTCGGAGAGGTTGTAGCAAACCATAAGGAGCCATTGGTGAGTATTCAACTATTTGACAAGTCAAGCAAGCTTGGTCATAGTTATGCACATCGCGTTGCATACCTACCTAAAAAAATTTGCACTTAATCAGAAGAGAGTTTGTTAAATACCAGCGTGACCACAAATGAGCGAATCATAGAATTCTCTTAGAAGAGCCAACTTAAGATTGAAATGTTAACTGAGTACAATCTTGTTTTTAAACTAACGGAGGCCATCACGTTCCATATAAGACGATAAGTCTTTTTTCTGTCTTGTAGTTGCGTGTGAATGTGTCTCAGGTCTGGACTAGATAAATTTTCTTATAGTATTTCCTCTAAAAAATCAAAACAGCACGCTGAAATAGTGGATTAAAGCCAAGAATCATTTCCTTCATGTTATCTAGGTAAAGCATCCGTGACATTATTTTCCTTGTCTGTCTTATATTTAATGGTGAACTGAAAACCCAATAATTTTTGGAGGAATTGCTGTTGGTCTAGTGTTTGAATCACATGAGTGAGAAGCTCTTTCAAACTCTTATGGTCAATGTGTATTACAAAATGACGATCGAGGAGGTACAAACGCCATTTAGTAATGGCTTCAACAATAGCTCTCAATTCATGCATGTAGGCAGAAGTTCTTGAAAATTGTACCCAATTTTTGACTAAAGAAAGCAATTGGATGGTCGAATTTCATAAGGACTCCTCCAATACCTACATTGGGAGCgtcaattttaataataaattcttTGGAAAAGTCCGGTAAAGCAAGTACTTGTGCGTGAGTCATGACAGACTTGAGTGTCTCAAAGGCAAAGGAAGCTTGAGGATTCCAATTAAAATTTTCCTTCTTTAACAAATCTGTCAAAGGAGCTGCAATGGAAGCATAGTGAGGAACAAATCGCCTATAATATCCTATGAGGCCAAGGAATCCTCTAATTGATATTGTGGGGTTGAGGCCAATTAACCATAGCTGCTATTTTTTGTGTCGGAAGCGTTTCATTATGTTGAGAATTATggagttccatctcaaaaccaattggcaatgagtggagtagcccatgttcttatatatggctcacttctctaccatttatttcatgtgggacaatgtccacaatACATTATACTTTTACCGGCATAAATTTGTGCTGGTAAAACCTTTTCCCCATACCGAAAATCCAAGCGAAAATTTTCCCACCTACTTTTCTTGGCGCATATTTACGTCTAGAAAACCCCATCTACCCCGCTAAAGATTTTTCGCATGCAGGAATTCTTCTGCCAATTTATGCGCCAAAAGATAGTTACATTTAACTTTTTTATCAACGCATTTCGTGAACTGCGTCGATAAAGGTGTCTTTTGCCAGCATAAGTTTACGCCGATAAAATTTTTAGCTAAATGCTTTTGTGCTTCGTTGCTCCTTCTCTTGCCGGTATCTTTGACCAGTGCATTTGGCCTAATATGCTGGTAAAAGTTGTGATTCTTGTAGTGATGTGAGCTGTCCAATATGAGTATAGTGTCTATAAATACTCATATTAGTAGCTAAGTGCATGTTtgacatcataactaaaaaactgttttttgtttttaaaaacagaaaattgtttttaaaaacaatttggcttgtttggccttgttttttaaaaacagttttcagaaaacaaagttacaaaaaataagaattttgaaaacaacaaaatgttgttttctgttttaaaaaccaattcacttttggtcaatattgtttttaaaaatcactaaccaaacgtgacttgtgttttaaaaacttcaaaaactattttttgttctcatttctaaaaacaattttttaaaacaaaaaacaaaaaacaataccaaacatgctctaagTTATCGCTTTTATCTCTTTGGTATTTCAttcatattttcataaaaaagtGTATTTATTTTGTAGAGGTGAGTGTGTTCAACTCTACCTCTATCTTTATGTCTTTTTAATTGTATTGAGTGTTCAAACAAGTCTACAAATGAAAAGAACAAAGTTCAAGAAGGTTTTTCAAGCCTTTGGGAGAAGATGGTTTAAGTCTTACCTCGGGAGAAAGCACAATTCAAGCAGATCGAAAGGAGAGTTTGAGTTCGTGAAGGTTCAAATAGGTTCATTTGTGAAGGTGGAATACATTGAGCTTGCAACATACAAAGAAGTCTATTTATGTGTATAAGTCaaaaactttgtatttttgagataTTACTAATGAGTCTTATCTTTAAAAGTGACCTCGTGACCTCGTAAACTAATAATACAATCTATAAAGATTATTAATACCCGGTATAAAACTTTGTGTTGTTGTActgattttttaatttgtagCTACATATTTCGacattaaatttattatatcgtatttaattaaataattaaatattaaatttatactattaaaatactgaattttatATTGAAACACTATTATAAAATTCAGACCAAATATagtattagtttattttttaagcTAAATTTACTTTAAATTATACCCCTGGCAATGATCTTATCTTCTGCATCATTTATTGCTATTTCATCAATTCTAATTATTGGTTCCTGCTTTCTTTTTATCATATTGGTGTACGTAGTACTAATAGTAGTAGGTTGTATTGGTAATTTTCGTGGATGTCTTTAATTGGAGATGCCATATTGTTGGGAACTTGGGAgaaggaatatttttttaacttgaaTGAAATTTTAATCAAATAGCACTAAACAAAAAGAAGGaaaattaagtttaaaaattGGTGAAAACAAATAGCACTAAACAAAATCAACTTTTTCTCCAGATACATTGAAATATCATTCTTGTATATTTACACTTTCACattcatgatttttttttttctctaattaATAACAAGCCAAAGAAATAAGTTACAACTAAACCCAAGGAACAATAATAAACTGGAAAAAGTACAATGAATCCGAATATATCAAATTAGCAAAGATCACTTCACTGACAATCTTTTTCCTTTTGTTCATCCCAACACAAACCCACTACTCTCTTATACCCTTTGCCAATTCatacaaaatacaaattaaagAATCAATGtgcaaagaaaaaggaaagaaaaataaatatatataaattaaaagaatcAACCACACCCTCCCCCCTAATCAGTTAAAGCTGTAGCTAGCTAACAAagacaatcttttttttttcttttcttaataataattttctttaataattaaaaaaaaaaccacaactACTACTACTACATGCACATGTTCTTTCCTGCAAGCCAATCATGTAATCACCAAGTGGTCCCTTCATAAAAGGTGAAAACACATCACGTGAGGGCACAGGTCAACAGCAGTGAGCACCCAAGTTCATGTGTCTCTTCTTTGGTGTCTGATTAGGTAAGGTACACTTTcaactctttctctttctccacATAGATCAGATCAGAAAAACTGGCTAATAATAAGCAATTCTTCTGAATCAAACACTTGTTGTTTGTtgcagtagtagtagtagtatatacttttactaaaaaaatcatCGAAATTGATGATCACTTACTTCCACTTTTCCCAACCCCACTTTTATAGCATATAAAAGTTTTCTAACTTATCCATAACGCAGCTTTTGAGTTTTGaccataacaataataataataataatacagttACGAAGAAACATTGAGAAGCTGCTGATCATTTTTATCAATTGAAGATTTAGTAGTGTCTCCCATTGATGATGGTGATTGACCAACATTATTATTTTCCATCTTGTTCATATTTTGTTGGTGATATACTTGCCTCAAtctctctatttctctcttTAGTGCTTCTTGATGAGCTGCAttacataaacatatataaatgtgttattaagagaaaaaaaaaatatattgtatagtatatataattaacaCATGTACAAACGtgatatcatatatatatatatataaatatttataacatataaaaattgTGACAACCCACATTTTCATAAGTGCACATGTCTCAGACGTGACACTGTCTAAACAAGGACACATATGGGCACACACATGTTTGTATGACatgtttaaattcatttatatcCCATCAATTATCAACTTTCTTTTGATTCCTAGCTTCCAATAATAAAAGTATTGTAAATTATGTACAAAGCTTAACAAGATCGATCTCCATCGATGTAAATACCTAGCTAGCTTAATTTGTTACAGTTTAGATACCATTTATAGAAATTTATTTGGTTTGCAGAGTAGTGCTGTAATGGGGTTCCCATGCCACTTCAAAatggttatatttttcattaattaagGAACAGTGTGTAgtcacatacatatataaatagagaGTACAAGAAGAGCTGATCTCACATGAAACCTTTCTCTTTTTTCAGTTTCACACTCTTGAGCTACCATGTGATTGACCTTATAAGACCTTTAGTGCATTGAATGTTGGTagataaagaaaaaaatgaagttTTTGAAGCTAAAAACTTTGTGGTATCAACATCAGTAAAAGACAAGGGAGATAGTGTAATATGGTCCCAAAATTTATTAGATTTCATTGGGTAGCTAGATTAATCATTTGGGTTGGTTGAGGTTTGAGTCAGTTgatatttttctctctcttatTAGTCATAACCAATAAACAAAATTCTTATTGTTAATATTTCTCTATCTCTAATCATAACCGCAATACACTAACGAAGACAGAGCAATGCATCTATGAAATGATTCATGCTAACATATattcaacttaatttaatttgatgagaAGCAAATATTCTATATGATCGATTCATGTGGAGATAAAGTACTTCAacaaaaaatgatataaaattgaACTAAATAATTCAGAAGATCAATAAAACTTTTCACCAAATACCagctaaattattaattattagtttcaTGTATAGATCAATATCgaataaatgaataattaataagaTAGTGATGACCATGAAtcctaattaaaaattaattataattaattaaggaattataaTAAGCAGTACTAACCATCTTTGAAAATCTTATCCTGAGCCAAAGCCGCGATTCTTTGCTTAAGAGCACTGTTGTCAACATTAAGAAGCAAGCGTTGATGATCCAAAAACGCAACTCGCGGTGAAAGCACTGAAACTTCAGCCTACATTATCATGCAAATTATGAATATACACTCAAATCTCGATCGACAAATTAATAACATGTTTGAACGGAACAAAAGTATAATTTTGCTCGCAAGTTAATATATATGatgttaattttatataattaaaattataattattaatggtcatgataataatacttaattaaacatacttgcAAGGAAGTAACACTGCGTTCAAGCTCTGAGATGTACTGTAGCTTTCTGACCCGTGATCTCTGTGCAGATTGTCTGTTCGCCAAGATTCtagtaatgaaaaaaaaaaggaagattattataattaataaaaaagatcatttaatttatattataaataactaagttaaatgattaattaaaaaaatgtaataataatTGGTAGTATAGAGTATAGAGTACCTCTTGACCCTTTTGGGATCAATTATTCTGTCGTTTGCAGCGTTTGTTGTCGTTGTCCCATTGGGGTTGGGGTTTGAATCGGAGTTGCATTGGCTATCCACTTCTTCCGACTCATTCTTAACGTGCTGCTGTTGCTTACTACTACTCCGATCCACCTGCATTTCCTTCTCGTCGTTGATGCTGTTATGATCGGATGGTGTAGAAGGGTTCGAAGACGACACGTTGGGCCCGGCAACCGCCATCGAAGCCATTTCGTCGTTGAACATCGACATAAACTGTTCGTCATCAAATCTATCGAACTCTCCGTGACCACCGCTCCCAGGAAGCGTCGCTCCTCCTTGCGGCGGCGCAACTACGGAGCCGGCTCCTCCGCCGCCGCGGCACTCGTCCAGCATTGGCGCTTCGAGGAAAGTGATGGAATCACTTACCGATCTCCTGTGGGAACCTCGCCTGGCTGTAGAGAAATCGAGGAATTCATCAACCCATGAtgggttattattattattatgaatatTATTCGTAGCTAATGATGAAAGCTTCCCGTGTGAAACGACGTCGGGCCAATTGGGTAATGTCATGTTTGGAATTTTAGGTGGTAACTGTGCCATTATTACTATAATAGACAGAAACCCGAAGCTATAATAAGAAATTTACAGCACGATCGATGGTCTTCCCAGAAAAATgtaatgtatatgtatttttgtgTAGTAGCTTATAGTTTcgagaagaagacgaagaagaagaagcaatGACAAAGATTACAAAACTGGTGAGAAAGGGTGTTATAATAAGGAaaagatatagatatatagtgAAAGCTAGGAAGAAGAGAAATtagtatagagagagagagagttaggGAAATGGAACAAAGAAACGAGAATGGGGAACGACAAGAACATTGATCATTTACAGAtcccaataataaataatagtagttaatatgaataataattaatagatATAAACTATATCTATACATCTATCTATATCTATGGGGTTTGTGCAGTGTGGGGTCACATGGGGAGAAGGGATTGGACAGCTATGTACAGGCTGTGGCTTGAGAGGAGGTTGGAACTCAACGGTATTACAGGAAAGTCGCCAGTAGTTTAAATAACTAGCAAGGGAATCGCCCACCACGTGCCCTTCTGTTGTGACCTTATAATAATAttactatatttatatataatcctTCTTATTCTTTATTTATATTACTTACTATTAATTTACCCCACCAGTTTTGGACCGTCCGATCAATGGTTTTatctttgatatatatatttgattctATATATGGGTACGGATATGGTGATGGTTAATATTTAGAGATCGATTGATGATTTTTTATTATGGccgtgagaattataattgtaatttgTTATTATGAGGAGCTAAATATATGGTTTGCTAGTGTATGGTTTGATCCTTTGAGAGTGATTACGTATAAGAAGTTTTGGCTACTACTGCTCTAGCAAACTACAAGCTAGTGATTAAGAATaaagattatatataaatatccaaTATTGGTAAAAACATGTTTGAGACATTCTGGCAAATTAGGTTGAGTTGTGatgtatttttatagatatattaattcaatattaatattgttttgAAAAATGTACTATAATATACACTAGCTGATCACTGAAAATAGTTAATTTCCAAAAaccaatttatatatatggagAGAGAGTACGTACCTGTTACATGTTACATCGTTTTTATTC includes:
- the LOC115699148 gene encoding basic leucine zipper 61 isoform X1, which encodes MAQLPPKIPNMTLPNWPDVVSHGKLSSLATNNIHNNNNNPSWVDEFLDFSTARRGSHRRSVSDSITFLEAPMLDECRGGGGAGSVVAPPQGGATLPGSGGHGEFDRFDDEQFMSMFNDEMASMAVAGPNVSSSNPSTPSDHNSINDEKEMQVDRSSSKQQQHVKNESEEVDSQCNSDSNPNPNGTTTTNAANDRIIDPKRVKRILANRQSAQRSRVRKLQYISELERSVTSLQAEVSVLSPRVAFLDHQRLLLNVDNSALKQRIAALAQDKIFKDAHQEALKREIERLRQVYHQQNMNKMENNNVGQSPSSMGDTTKSSIDKNDQQLLNVSS
- the LOC115699148 gene encoding basic leucine zipper 61 isoform X2; protein product: MAQLPPKIPNMTLPNWPDVVSHGKLSSLATNNIHNNNNNPSWVDEFLDFSTARRGSHRRSVSDSITFLEAPMLDECRGGGGAGSVVAPPQGGATLPGSGGHGEFDRFDDEQFMSMFNDEMASMAVAGPNVSSSNPSTPSDHNSINDEKEMQVDRSSSKQQQHVKNESEEVDSQCNSDSNPNPNGTTTTNAANDRIIDPKRVKRILANRQSAQRSRVRKLQYISELERSVTSLQAEVSVLSPRVAFLDHQRLLLNVDNSALKQRIAALAQDKIFKDG